One Thermodesulfobacteriota bacterium genomic window, CGCTTTGTATAACCCCCCTTCCGGTATATCCTGATATATCATGGTTTCCCTTTACGTGCTCGTTATCGCGACCGCCGCGTTCAGGATTGCGGGTATTCTCGGCATAAAGATATTCCGCGGCTTCTCCGACTGCCTCCGCTACGGGTTCGCCGTAATGTTCGTCTTCACCGGGGTCTCGCACTTTACTACGCTCAAGGACGACTTCGTCCGCATGATACCGTTCGAGTTTTTCAGGAACGACGCGACTGTATACGCCACCGGGGCAATCGAGATCGCGGGCGCGCTCTGGCTCGCGTCGGGAAGACGCGTCGGTACGATCTGCGTCCTGTTTATCGTCTTCCTGGCCGCAGTCCTGCCGGCCAACATTTACGCGTCGGTCAACGACATCACGCTCGGCGGGAGGCCGCCCACCGAGCTCCACCTGAGGGTGATGGCCCAGGTCCTGTACATGGTGCTCCTGGCGTTCGTCGGGTTCGCGGGCATGCACCGGAGCCGCGGCGGGTAGGCGGATGCCGGGGCTGGGTCACGGGCCTCGCCACGAGCCCCATGACGGCCGCGCCTTGCAGTAGTTACAATATGCAACTATACTATATTCATGGCTAATATAACCATCAGGAATATATCCCAGTCCGTATTCGACAAGCTTAAGCTCATATCCCGAAGGGAAAAAAGAAGCCTCAATAACGAAATACTCCGCGTCATCGAGCTCGGCTTGTCGAAGATCGAGACGGATACCGGCACGGTTTCGAGCCCGATAAGCAAGGAAACCCAGCTTGCCCTGTGGAGAGATTTGTCGGGAAAATGGAGCGACAGACGAAGCGCCAAAACCATAATCAAGGAAATTTACGAGGCGAGAACGCCCGGACGAGAAGTTGAATTATGATACTTCTCGATACCGATATCTGCATAGAGCTCCTCCGCGGCAACAAGAAAATCATGGAGCGCCGCAACGAATACGACGCCGGGACAGGAATAAGCTTCATGACTGTAGCCGAGCTTTACTACGGGGCTGAGTCTTCATCCAGAAAGGCCGAGAACACGAGCCTGATACAGCAGTTCTTCCTCACCGTCACCGTCATTCA contains:
- a CDS encoding DoxX family membrane protein — its product is MVSLYVLVIATAAFRIAGILGIKIFRGFSDCLRYGFAVMFVFTGVSHFTTLKDDFVRMIPFEFFRNDATVYATGAIEIAGALWLASGRRVGTICVLFIVFLAAVLPANIYASVNDITLGGRPPTELHLRVMAQVLYMVLLAFVGFAGMHRSRGG
- a CDS encoding PIN domain-containing protein, whose translation is MILLDTDICIELLRGNKKIMERRNEYDAGTGISFMTVAELYYGAESSSRKAENTSLIQQFFLTVTVIHTDYDILRRFGILKAALKKESTLLPDADLLIAATALSKAEMLITGNMKHFKRIPGLVIENWTS